Within the Campylobacter sp. MIT 99-7217 genome, the region TTAAAATAACTTAAATGCTTTATCGTAATATAAGCTTTATTTTAATCCTTAGCGATGAAAAACAATCAATACTTACAGGTATAGATAAAATATGTTTTAATTTTATTTTCGAGTAAATAAGTTACATTTTCTTTAAAAAATCTTAAATTACCAAGCCCACTTTTAATAAATCTTTAATAATTATGTATAATAATGAATTTACAAATACATTTATTCACAAGGAGAAAACATGAAATTAAAATCTTTATGCTGTGCATTGATTTTGCTAAGTTCTTTAGCCTTAGCAAAAGAGCCAAATCGTCCCGAGTGTATAGCTCCTGCTCAACCAGGCGGTGGCTTTGACTTGACTTGTAAATTTATTCAAGTTGGTATGCTTGATGCCAAACTTCTTACTAAGCCCATGAGGGTTACTTATTTACCGGGTGGAGTTGGTGTTGTGGCTTATAATACCATGATCACAAATAAAGCTAAAGATGCTAATGTCGTAACAGCTTTTTCAAGTGGAACTTTACTTAATATAGCCACTGGCAAACATGGTAAATACAATGAAAATGATGTTAAATGGCTTGCAAGTGCTGGAGTTGATTATGGTATGGTTGCTGTAAGAGCAGATTCTCCTATTAAAAGTTTTCAAGATTTGATTACAGCTTTAAAAAAGGATCCTGGTTCTATTAGTGTCGCTGCTGGTGGTTCTATAGGAGGACAAGATTGGATGCAAACGGCTTTATTGAGTAAGGCTGCTGGTATAGATGTGAAGAAAATTCGCTTTGTGGCTTTTGAGGGAGGCGGTGATGCTTTTTCTGCACTTTTAGGGGGACATGTTCATGTTTTAAGTGGAGGCATAGCCGAGCTTTTACCTCATGTAGAAGCAAAATCTGTAAGGGTTTTAGCTCTTTTTTCACCCGAGAGACTTTCTGGAGTTTTAGCTAGTGTTCCTACGGCAAAAGAATTAGGATATGATGTGCAGTGGGTTACTTTAAGAGGTTATTATATGGCTCCTAAAATAACTAATGAAGAATATAATTGGTGGCTTGAAGCCTTTAATAAATTTCATCAAAGCGAGGCTTATAAAGAGCAACTCAAACAAAGAGGTTTATTTGAGTTTAAGAAGACAGGCAAAGAATTTGAAGACTTTGTGAAAAAGCAAGTGCAAGATTATAGAGTCTTAGCAAAAGAATTTGGTCTTATAAAGTAAGAAAATGATTAGCACCCGAATTTTAGCTTCTATTTTGATTGTTTTGTCTTTAGCTGGCATTTACATAGGTTGGGGTATAACTACCCCATTTAGTTATGAGCCTTTAGGTCCGCGTCCTTTTCCTATAGGAACTTTGATCTTGCTTACATTCTGTTCGTTTTTGCTTTTTTTCTTTGCCGAGGATACAAATGTAAAGTGGCCTGATACCAAGCTTTTAAAAAAACTTGTCGCCCTTGTACTTTCTTTTTTCATTTTCGCTTTTTGCTTTGAGTATTTGGGTTTTATCATTTGTAGTGGGCTTTTGATGTTTGTTATGGCTTTACTTTTTGGGACAAATATCATTAAAGCATTGATTTTTTCGGCATTAGCAAGTGTTATTTTGTATTATTGTTTTGATGATTTATTGCAAATTACCTTGCCTTCTGGTTATATTTTTGGATAAGGGGTTAAAATGGATACTTTAATGTATTTAATGCAAGGCTTTAGCGTAGCTTTAGAGCCTCAAAATCTCATCATAGCTTTACTAGGTTGCTTTATAGGCACTATAGTTGGAATGTTACCGGGTCTTGGACCTATTAATGGGGTTGCTATTTTATTGCCTTTAGCTTTTGCGATGAAGCTTCCTGCAGAATCAGCACTTATCTTGCTTGCCACCGTGTATATAGGCTGTGAATACGGAGGACGGATTTCTTCTATCTTACTTGGTATTCCAGGGGATGCAGCTGCTATCATGACGACCTTAGATGGACATCCCCTTGCCAAGAAAGGACAAGCAGGGAAAGCACTTTGTATCAGTGCGTTGAGTTCTTTTATAGGATCTTTGATCGCTATTGGAGGGATTATTTTATTTGCTCCTTTGATTGCGAAATGGTCTTTGAGTTTTGGTCCTGCTGAGTATTTTGCTCTTATTATTTTTGGTCTTGCAACCTTAGGAAGTATGCTTGCTCAAAAGCCTATAAGATCTTTGCTTTCAGCTCTTATAGGACTTTTTTTAACAACCATAGGTATAGATGGAAACACAGGTGTTTATCGTTTTACCTTTGATAGCCCACATCTTTCAGATGGAATTTCTTTCGTTGTTTTGGTCATGGGACTTTTTTCTATTAGTGAACTTTTGCTTATACTTGAAAATACACATACAAGTCAGAGTATTATCAAAAAAACAGGCAAACTTTTGGTTA harbors:
- a CDS encoding tripartite tricarboxylate transporter substrate binding protein; this translates as MKLKSLCCALILLSSLALAKEPNRPECIAPAQPGGGFDLTCKFIQVGMLDAKLLTKPMRVTYLPGGVGVVAYNTMITNKAKDANVVTAFSSGTLLNIATGKHGKYNENDVKWLASAGVDYGMVAVRADSPIKSFQDLITALKKDPGSISVAAGGSIGGQDWMQTALLSKAAGIDVKKIRFVAFEGGGDAFSALLGGHVHVLSGGIAELLPHVEAKSVRVLALFSPERLSGVLASVPTAKELGYDVQWVTLRGYYMAPKITNEEYNWWLEAFNKFHQSEAYKEQLKQRGLFEFKKTGKEFEDFVKKQVQDYRVLAKEFGLIK
- a CDS encoding tripartite tricarboxylate transporter TctB family protein is translated as MISTRILASILIVLSLAGIYIGWGITTPFSYEPLGPRPFPIGTLILLTFCSFLLFFFAEDTNVKWPDTKLLKKLVALVLSFFIFAFCFEYLGFIICSGLLMFVMALLFGTNIIKALIFSALASVILYYCFDDLLQITLPSGYIFG